One window of Bacillus alkalicellulosilyticus genomic DNA carries:
- a CDS encoding ATP-binding protein: MDSYIEKIIYKEKISCEDWGEIERLQQHVRCHLKAVLDEFIFVEMAVNEALNNAIASSKNLEIEVTKDQVFLQITITDDGPGFDVQGKLQELNEKRDSLMDEILWSESGRGIYIMHKFMDEIKYSDKGNQVTLLKKLGGNGSADEHRGNW; this comes from the coding sequence ATGGATAGTTATATAGAAAAAATAATTTATAAAGAAAAAATTAGCTGTGAGGATTGGGGAGAAATTGAAAGACTTCAACAACATGTAAGGTGTCATTTAAAAGCAGTGCTAGATGAATTTATTTTTGTTGAAATGGCAGTCAATGAAGCTTTGAATAATGCGATTGCATCCTCTAAAAATCTAGAAATTGAAGTAACTAAAGACCAGGTTTTTTTACAGATAACGATTACTGATGATGGTCCTGGATTTGATGTTCAAGGTAAATTACAAGAATTAAATGAAAAAAGGGATAGTCTTATGGATGAAATATTGTGGTCAGAGTCAGGCCGAGGGATTTATATCATGCATAAATTTATGGATGAAATTAAGTATAGTGACAAAGGAAATCAAGTCACACTATTAAAGAAATTGGGGGGAAATGGCAGTGCAGATGAACATAGAGGTAATTGGTGA
- a CDS encoding DUF6171 family protein produces MSDKRQCKSCRTPVVDVDIDVQIDNANTVDEETYEKRLEICMECPSLVYGSTCKHSGCLVSYRTYLKDKKCPEPSGAKW; encoded by the coding sequence ATGTCAGACAAAAGGCAATGTAAGAGTTGCCGAACACCAGTAGTAGACGTGGATATTGATGTTCAGATAGACAATGCCAATACCGTCGATGAAGAAACGTATGAAAAAAGATTAGAGATTTGTATGGAATGTCCATCACTAGTATATGGTTCAACGTGCAAACATTCAGGATGCCTGGTCAGTTACCGGACGTATCTTAAAGATAAGAAGTGTCCTGAACCTTCAGGAGCGAAGTGGTAG
- a CDS encoding STAS domain-containing protein, whose protein sequence is MNIEVIGEVVTVRLEGKMYVQESIEVREKVLKQLEKGYTQLSVDLTNLSYIDSSGLGVLIGFHKKMSNIGGSFVITGVHGAVKEVIELTRLHLVFDIQ, encoded by the coding sequence ATGAACATAGAGGTAATTGGTGAAGTTGTAACAGTTAGATTAGAAGGAAAAATGTACGTTCAAGAATCTATTGAAGTAAGAGAAAAAGTCTTGAAACAGTTGGAAAAGGGCTATACTCAGCTATCGGTTGACCTTACTAATCTTTCGTATATAGATAGTTCAGGTTTAGGAGTACTGATTGGTTTTCATAAGAAAATGTCTAATATAGGTGGATCTTTTGTTATTACTGGTGTACATGGAGCTGTTAAAGAAGTAATTGAGTTAACAAGACTACATTTAGTTTTTGATATTCAGTAA
- a CDS encoding xylulokinase yields MSIEVKKAIDSGKTVLGIELGSTRIKAVLIGEDNAPIASGSHEWENKYIDQVWTYSLEDVWNGLQDSYQKLSADVKEKYDVTLQSVGAIGISAMMHGYMPFNKEGELLVPFRTWRNNITEKASSELTALFTYNIPQRWSIAHLYQAILNEEGHIGDIDFITTLAGYVHWKLTGEKVVGVGEASGVFPIDLHTKNYNQTMITQFNNLDAVKDLPWNLNEVLPRVLVAGENAGSLTKEGALLLDKSGQLTAGIPLCPPEGDAGTGMVATNSIAKRTGNVSAGTSAFAMVVLEKELTKVYPEIDLVTTPTGNLVAMAHSNNCSSDLNAWVGLFDELTEALGLGIDKNRLYETLFNLALKGDPDGGGLLSYGYLSGEHMTHFEEGRPLFVRSSASQFNLANFMRVQLYTAFGAMKMGMDILFKEEKVSLDEVLGHGGLFKTEGVGQKMLAAAFGVPVSVMETAGEGGAWGIALLGSYMVNKKENETLEHYLKENVFAGQTVKTVRPDEKDVTGYEQFMERYKKGLPIERAAVNHLK; encoded by the coding sequence ATGAGCATTGAGGTTAAAAAAGCAATTGATAGCGGCAAAACAGTCTTAGGGATTGAACTTGGGTCAACGCGGATTAAAGCGGTTCTCATTGGAGAAGATAATGCACCCATCGCTTCTGGAAGCCATGAGTGGGAAAATAAGTATATCGACCAGGTATGGACATATTCTCTAGAGGATGTTTGGAACGGTTTACAAGACAGTTATCAAAAGCTGTCTGCAGATGTGAAAGAAAAGTACGATGTTACATTACAGTCTGTAGGAGCGATCGGTATAAGTGCAATGATGCATGGTTATATGCCATTTAATAAAGAAGGGGAGCTATTAGTTCCTTTTCGTACATGGCGTAATAATATAACTGAAAAAGCGTCATCAGAGTTAACCGCGCTTTTTACGTACAATATCCCTCAAAGATGGAGTATTGCACATCTCTACCAAGCGATTCTTAACGAGGAAGGCCATATCGGTGACATTGATTTTATAACGACACTAGCAGGTTATGTTCATTGGAAACTGACGGGCGAAAAGGTAGTTGGAGTTGGCGAAGCATCTGGTGTCTTTCCAATTGATTTACACACTAAAAACTATAATCAAACAATGATTACACAGTTTAATAACTTGGACGCTGTAAAAGATTTACCATGGAATCTTAATGAGGTATTACCTCGTGTCTTAGTAGCGGGAGAAAATGCAGGTTCTCTGACAAAAGAAGGAGCGCTCCTTCTCGATAAAAGTGGGCAGTTAACAGCGGGTATTCCTTTATGTCCACCTGAAGGGGATGCGGGAACCGGTATGGTTGCGACCAACAGCATAGCGAAGCGGACAGGTAATGTTTCTGCGGGCACGTCAGCCTTTGCGATGGTTGTCTTAGAAAAAGAGCTGACAAAAGTTTACCCGGAAATTGACCTCGTAACGACTCCTACAGGGAATTTAGTAGCGATGGCTCATTCAAATAATTGTTCTTCGGACCTAAATGCATGGGTAGGGTTATTTGATGAATTGACAGAGGCCTTGGGATTGGGTATTGATAAAAATAGATTATATGAAACGCTATTTAATCTGGCCCTTAAAGGAGATCCTGATGGCGGAGGGTTATTATCTTACGGGTATCTTTCAGGAGAACATATGACTCATTTTGAGGAAGGACGTCCGTTGTTTGTACGTTCTTCGGCTAGTCAATTTAATTTAGCAAATTTCATGCGTGTTCAATTGTATACGGCGTTTGGTGCAATGAAAATGGGAATGGATATTCTATTCAAAGAAGAAAAAGTAAGTCTAGATGAAGTATTAGGTCATGGTGGACTATTTAAGACAGAAGGTGTAGGACAAAAAATGCTAGCAGCTGCCTTTGGTGTTCCTGTTTCTGTAATGGAAACAGCAGGAGAAGGCGGAGCATGGGGCATTGCCTTGCTTGGGTCGTATATGGTTAACAAAAAGGAAAACGAAACATTGGAACACTATTTAAAAGAAAATGTATTTGCTGGTCAAACGGTAAAAACAGTTCGTCCAGACGAGAAAGATGTTACTGGTTATGAACAATTTATGGAACGATATAAGAAGGGGCTACCAATCGAAAGAGCGGCAGTAAATCATCTTAAGTAA
- a CDS encoding glycoside hydrolase 43 family protein, whose translation MNKRPIKTVDNVQQFFENPILWTDIPDPSVIRVGDTYYMSSTTMHMNPGLPIMKSYDLIHWEIVNYVYDILAENDEQTLSNGKNEYGKGSWASSLRYHKGTFYVAVGSLSTGKTYIFQTENIEKGPWKRFVFDRYYHDMSLLFDDDGRVFMVYDSRDIKVIELTADATAIKEGGLNKTIIPEASLVASKKEDVGLPAEGAHIHKINGYYYIFTITWPKNAQRTQLVHRSKKIDGDYEGRVVLKDQSGTAQGGIVDTVDGNWYSMLFRDSGSVGRIPCVLAVTWEDGWPVFGENGSIPERALAPISHKKLNNHIVKSDEFNNLISLDGVWQWNHNPDNMNWSLSERPGYVRIRNGKISSNLEEARNILTQRTFGPECSGMVALDITNMKDGDVAGFAAFQKDYGYVGVQMKQGKKMIVMVNASSGKEEEIEHVPLSQDTLYLKIDFDFKQKTDKAYFFYSVDETNWIRIGNVLQMSYKLDHFMGYRFALFTYATSSTGGCVDFDYFRVN comes from the coding sequence ATGAATAAACGCCCAATAAAAACGGTAGATAATGTTCAACAATTTTTTGAAAACCCGATACTCTGGACAGACATTCCTGACCCATCTGTCATTCGGGTCGGAGATACATATTATATGTCCAGTACGACGATGCATATGAACCCAGGTCTACCTATTATGAAGTCATATGATCTTATACATTGGGAAATTGTAAATTATGTATATGATATTTTGGCTGAGAATGACGAACAAACTCTAAGCAATGGAAAGAACGAATATGGAAAAGGTTCATGGGCTAGCAGCTTGCGTTATCATAAAGGAACCTTTTATGTAGCTGTAGGGTCTTTATCTACAGGCAAAACATATATCTTTCAGACTGAAAATATTGAAAAGGGTCCATGGAAACGTTTTGTTTTCGACCGTTATTATCATGATATGTCATTGCTGTTTGATGATGATGGTCGAGTATTTATGGTGTATGACAGTCGAGATATAAAAGTGATTGAATTGACAGCTGATGCTACTGCCATTAAAGAAGGTGGATTAAACAAGACGATAATTCCAGAAGCTAGTTTAGTGGCAAGTAAAAAAGAAGATGTTGGTCTACCAGCTGAAGGAGCACACATTCATAAAATAAATGGCTACTATTATATATTCACAATAACCTGGCCAAAGAATGCACAGCGCACTCAGCTTGTTCATCGTTCAAAAAAAATTGATGGTGATTACGAAGGAAGAGTTGTGTTGAAAGACCAAAGTGGTACAGCTCAAGGTGGAATTGTAGATACAGTGGATGGGAACTGGTACTCGATGTTGTTTCGTGATAGTGGTTCCGTTGGACGTATTCCTTGCGTGCTCGCAGTTACGTGGGAAGACGGATGGCCAGTATTTGGTGAAAACGGTTCTATTCCAGAGAGGGCACTGGCTCCTATTAGTCATAAGAAATTGAACAATCACATTGTGAAGTCTGATGAGTTCAATAATTTGATATCTCTTGATGGAGTATGGCAATGGAATCATAATCCAGACAATATGAATTGGTCATTAAGTGAACGTCCAGGGTATGTCAGAATAAGAAATGGCAAAATAAGTTCTAACTTAGAGGAAGCAAGAAATATCCTAACTCAAAGAACGTTTGGTCCAGAGTGTTCTGGAATGGTCGCGCTAGACATCACAAATATGAAAGATGGAGATGTTGCTGGTTTTGCGGCCTTTCAAAAAGATTATGGCTATGTGGGTGTACAAATGAAGCAGGGTAAGAAAATGATAGTGATGGTCAATGCCAGTTCAGGAAAAGAAGAGGAAATAGAACATGTTCCGCTTTCTCAGGATACATTGTATCTAAAAATTGATTTTGACTTTAAACAGAAAACCGATAAAGCATATTTCTTTTATAGTGTAGATGAAACAAACTGGATTCGTATTGGAAATGTCCTGCAAATGAGTTATAAGTTAGACCATTTTATGGGTTATCGATTTGCTTTATTTACTTATGCTACTTCAAGTACTGGTGGATGTGTAGATTTTGATTATTTTAGAGTAAATTAA
- a CDS encoding glycoside hydrolase family 127 protein, which yields MVKIDLLQGMFKDSQEKGKEYLLYLDVDRLMAPCYEAVSLTPKKNRYGGWESTGISGHSIGHWLSAVAQMWTVTKDELLKQKLEYAIDELAYVQSFDKDGYVSGFSRECFDKTFTGDFEVENFSLAGQWVPWYSLHKIYAGLIDCYQLLGNDKALEVVIKLADWVQNGSAHLTDDQFQKMLTCEHGGMNEAMADLYLITGERGYLDLAIRFCHKAVLDPLAHGIDELEGKHANTQIPKVIGAAKLFNITRDEKYKKIAVFFWNQVTTSRSYMIGGNSKDEHFGPMNDEKLGVQTTETCNTYNMLKLTEIMFEWFRDVKQVDFYERALYNHILASQDPDSGMKTYFVSSQPGHFKVYCTPENSFWCCTGTGMENPARYTRGIYYVNSSDFYVNLFIPSTIEITETDFIVKQETNFPETDRTKLFVEKGSNHYYSLHIRVPYWIAGSVTALVNGKSTYTSVESGYLTIERKWNTGDTIEIHLPIDLHLYTAKDDPYKVGIMYGPIVLAGALGRENFPENDIIADHLALNNHPLIEVPDLVADKTKLSEWIKRVEGSPLRFETEAVGQPGDVKVTLLPFYNLHHQRYTMYWNLMNDEEFSTFVDKEREERKRLQTVTVDFVQPSEQQPEVEHGIKSLNSNAGYFHLVQRGWRDARDQGYFSYKMKVEEDKKMGLEVTYFGGDRTIEEDNKTYEREFDILIDGVVIASQKLESNASPVSTFDVRYSIPYELTEGKTSVEVTFRSNEEGKIAGGVYGVRMTK from the coding sequence ATGGTAAAAATAGACCTTTTGCAAGGGATGTTCAAAGATTCTCAAGAAAAAGGAAAAGAGTACTTGCTGTATTTAGATGTCGACCGACTTATGGCGCCATGTTATGAAGCTGTTTCACTTACTCCTAAAAAGAATCGATATGGTGGCTGGGAGTCAACAGGAATTAGTGGGCATTCGATTGGTCATTGGCTCTCTGCGGTAGCTCAAATGTGGACTGTAACAAAGGATGAGTTGCTAAAGCAAAAACTAGAATATGCCATTGACGAACTTGCTTATGTGCAGAGTTTTGACAAAGATGGATATGTCAGTGGATTTTCAAGAGAATGTTTTGATAAGACATTTACTGGAGACTTTGAGGTTGAAAATTTTAGTCTGGCTGGGCAGTGGGTGCCTTGGTATAGTCTCCATAAAATATATGCAGGTCTTATAGATTGTTATCAACTTCTTGGGAACGATAAAGCATTAGAGGTAGTAATAAAGCTTGCCGATTGGGTACAAAATGGGTCAGCTCACTTAACGGATGACCAATTTCAGAAGATGCTTACGTGTGAGCATGGCGGAATGAACGAAGCCATGGCTGACTTATATTTGATTACAGGAGAGCGGGGCTATTTAGACCTTGCGATTCGGTTTTGTCATAAAGCAGTACTGGACCCACTAGCACATGGAATTGATGAGTTAGAAGGAAAGCATGCCAATACGCAAATTCCCAAGGTCATTGGTGCAGCGAAATTATTTAACATTACGAGAGACGAAAAATATAAGAAAATAGCTGTTTTCTTCTGGAATCAAGTGACAACATCTCGGTCTTACATGATTGGTGGCAATAGTAAGGATGAGCATTTTGGCCCAATGAATGATGAGAAACTAGGCGTTCAAACAACGGAAACATGCAACACGTACAATATGTTAAAACTTACAGAAATCATGTTTGAATGGTTTAGAGATGTAAAACAAGTAGATTTCTACGAGAGAGCGCTATACAATCATATACTAGCATCGCAAGATCCAGATTCAGGAATGAAAACGTATTTTGTTTCCTCACAACCTGGACATTTTAAAGTGTATTGTACACCAGAAAACTCCTTTTGGTGTTGTACAGGAACTGGGATGGAGAATCCTGCACGGTATACAAGGGGAATTTACTATGTAAACTCAAGTGATTTTTATGTAAATCTATTTATTCCTTCGACGATTGAAATTACAGAGACAGACTTTATAGTAAAGCAGGAAACTAATTTTCCAGAAACGGACCGTACAAAACTTTTCGTAGAAAAAGGGAGTAACCATTATTATAGCCTACATATTCGGGTTCCTTACTGGATAGCGGGTTCCGTAACGGCTTTAGTTAACGGGAAATCAACATATACCAGTGTGGAAAGTGGCTATTTAACGATAGAACGAAAGTGGAACACTGGAGATACGATAGAGATTCATCTCCCAATCGACCTTCATCTTTATACAGCTAAGGATGACCCTTATAAAGTAGGAATTATGTATGGACCAATTGTGTTAGCAGGTGCATTAGGTCGAGAGAACTTCCCTGAGAATGATATTATTGCTGACCACCTTGCATTAAATAATCATCCGCTTATTGAAGTGCCGGATCTTGTTGCTGATAAAACAAAACTTTCAGAATGGATTAAACGAGTGGAAGGCTCACCGTTACGGTTTGAAACAGAAGCCGTAGGACAACCAGGAGATGTGAAAGTAACATTGCTTCCTTTTTATAACCTTCATCACCAAAGGTATACCATGTATTGGAACCTCATGAATGATGAAGAATTTTCAACATTTGTTGATAAAGAAAGGGAAGAAAGAAAAAGGTTACAAACCGTTACGGTTGACTTTGTACAACCTAGTGAACAACAGCCAGAAGTAGAGCATGGAATAAAGTCACTAAATTCAAATGCAGGATACTTTCATCTCGTTCAACGCGGGTGGCGTGATGCTAGGGACCAAGGGTATTTTAGCTATAAAATGAAAGTAGAAGAAGACAAGAAAATGGGGTTAGAAGTCACATACTTTGGTGGCGACCGAACTATCGAGGAAGATAACAAAACATATGAACGAGAATTTGATATTCTCATTGATGGAGTTGTTATTGCTAGTCAAAAACTAGAATCAAATGCATCTCCAGTAAGTACTTTTGATGTTCGATACTCTATTCCATATGAACTTACAGAAGGAAAGACTAGCGTAGAAGTAACGTTTAGATCAAATGAAGAAGGAAAAATAGCTGGTGGAGTATATGGAGTGAGAATGACTAAATAA
- a CDS encoding DUF2200 domain-containing protein, whose translation MTKHKIYTMSFASVYPHYVKKAERKGRTKEEVDEIIRWLTGYSQEELEAQLKKQTDFETFLEEAPQMNPSRELIKGVVCGVRVENVEEPTMREIRYLDKLIDELAKGKAFEKILRN comes from the coding sequence ATGACTAAACACAAGATTTATACAATGAGCTTTGCAAGTGTCTATCCTCATTATGTTAAAAAAGCGGAGAGAAAGGGACGTACTAAAGAAGAAGTTGATGAAATCATCCGTTGGTTGACTGGGTATAGTCAGGAAGAATTAGAAGCTCAACTCAAAAAACAGACTGATTTTGAGACATTCTTAGAGGAAGCACCACAAATGAACCCTTCGAGAGAATTAATAAAAGGGGTAGTCTGCGGTGTTCGAGTTGAAAACGTAGAAGAACCGACTATGAGAGAAATTCGCTATTTGGATAAATTAATTGATGAGTTAGCAAAGGGAAAAGCATTTGAGAAGATTTTACGAAACTAA
- the araA gene encoding L-arabinose isomerase has product MLQVRPYEFWFVTGSQHLYGPETLQEVEAHSREITEGLDKDETIPFKLVFKPILTTPDAIRRLCIDANADDNCAGIITWMHTFSPAKMWIAGLSQLRKPLLHLHTQYNRDIPWDSIDMDFMNLNQAAHGDREYGFLGARMDIARKVIVGYWDDANVKSRIGGWMQTAVGFTEGNSLKIARFGDNMREVAVTEGDKVEAQIQFGWSTNGYAVGDLAQQIQAVSESDVNALFDEYSELYDLAPEARAAGAIQDSIREQARIEIGMKAFLQQGNFSAFTTTFEDLHGIKQLPGLAVQRLMAEGYGFAGEGDWKTAALLRVMKIMANNKGTSFMEDYTYHMEPGNELVLGSHMLEICPTIAATKPKIEVHPLGIGGKADPARMVFDGAEGRALNASLIDLGNRFRLVINEVDAVKPVKAMPKLPVARVLWKAQPSLNEAAEAWIRAGGAHHTVFTYEVTTEQLVDWAEMTGIETVIIDKNTDLLTFRNTLKLNDIAWKLK; this is encoded by the coding sequence ATGTTACAAGTAAGACCTTATGAATTTTGGTTTGTGACAGGAAGTCAACACCTATATGGACCAGAAACACTTCAAGAAGTAGAGGCGCATTCAAGAGAGATTACAGAAGGTTTGGATAAAGATGAAACGATTCCATTTAAGCTTGTATTTAAACCGATTCTGACAACACCAGATGCAATTAGAAGGTTATGTATTGATGCAAATGCCGATGATAACTGTGCAGGTATTATTACATGGATGCACACGTTCTCTCCTGCAAAAATGTGGATTGCTGGTTTATCTCAACTAAGAAAACCATTATTACACTTGCATACTCAGTATAACCGTGATATTCCTTGGGATAGCATTGATATGGACTTTATGAACTTAAACCAAGCCGCTCATGGGGATCGCGAGTACGGATTTTTAGGTGCTCGAATGGATATTGCTCGAAAAGTCATTGTTGGCTACTGGGATGACGCAAATGTAAAATCACGTATTGGCGGTTGGATGCAAACAGCTGTTGGTTTCACTGAAGGAAATTCTTTGAAAATTGCACGATTTGGCGATAACATGCGAGAAGTGGCTGTAACTGAAGGGGATAAAGTAGAGGCACAAATCCAATTTGGTTGGTCAACAAATGGGTATGCTGTTGGCGATTTAGCTCAACAGATCCAAGCGGTTTCTGAATCTGATGTTAATGCTCTATTTGACGAGTATAGTGAACTTTATGATTTAGCGCCAGAAGCGCGTGCGGCAGGAGCAATCCAAGATTCAATTCGTGAACAAGCTCGAATTGAGATAGGGATGAAGGCATTCCTTCAACAGGGAAACTTTAGTGCATTTACAACTACATTTGAAGACCTACATGGAATCAAACAGCTACCAGGTCTTGCGGTACAACGTCTAATGGCAGAAGGATATGGTTTTGCTGGAGAAGGCGACTGGAAAACAGCAGCATTACTTCGTGTAATGAAAATCATGGCTAACAATAAAGGAACATCTTTCATGGAGGACTATACGTATCATATGGAGCCAGGGAACGAATTAGTATTAGGTTCTCATATGCTTGAGATTTGTCCTACCATTGCTGCAACGAAACCAAAGATTGAAGTTCATCCTTTAGGAATTGGTGGAAAAGCAGACCCAGCTCGAATGGTGTTTGATGGTGCGGAGGGTCGTGCGCTTAATGCATCACTTATTGACCTTGGCAATCGTTTCCGATTAGTCATTAACGAAGTAGATGCTGTTAAGCCAGTCAAGGCAATGCCGAAACTTCCTGTCGCTAGAGTACTATGGAAAGCACAACCTTCTTTGAATGAGGCTGCGGAAGCTTGGATTCGAGCAGGCGGAGCTCACCACACGGTGTTTACTTATGAAGTAACAACGGAACAATTAGTAGATTGGGCAGAAATGACTGGAATTGAAACCGTAATTATCGATAAAAACACAGATTTATTAACATTCCGTAATACGTTAAAGTTAAATGATATCGCTTGGAAGCTTAAATAA
- the araD gene encoding L-ribulose-5-phosphate 4-epimerase — translation MYEQLKQAVLEANLDLPKYGLVTFTWGNVSGIDRENGIVAIKPSGVSYEKLKRDDIVLLDLDGNVVEGSLNPSSDTPTHLQLYRAFPQVGGIVHTHSPWATSWAQAGKGIPALGTTHADYFYGHIPCTRPMTEQEIKGDYERETGNVIIETFDGIDPMQIPSVLVHSHAPFNWGKDPHEALHNAVVLEEVAKMASRTYRINPDVEPMDQNLLNKHFLRKHGANAYYGQLKKD, via the coding sequence ATGTATGAACAATTAAAGCAAGCTGTTTTAGAAGCAAATCTAGATTTGCCTAAGTACGGACTTGTTACATTTACATGGGGGAATGTTAGTGGAATAGACAGAGAAAACGGGATTGTAGCGATTAAGCCGAGTGGTGTTTCCTACGAAAAATTGAAGAGAGACGATATCGTTTTACTAGACTTAGACGGTAATGTTGTCGAAGGTTCTCTAAACCCTTCTTCAGATACTCCTACTCATCTTCAATTATATAGAGCGTTTCCTCAGGTCGGAGGAATTGTTCATACGCATTCGCCGTGGGCAACAAGTTGGGCGCAAGCGGGTAAAGGCATTCCTGCGCTTGGCACAACACATGCGGATTATTTTTATGGACATATTCCTTGCACACGTCCAATGACAGAGCAAGAAATTAAGGGTGATTATGAAAGAGAAACAGGCAATGTGATTATCGAGACTTTTGATGGGATTGACCCAATGCAAATCCCAAGTGTTCTTGTTCACAGTCATGCCCCGTTTAATTGGGGAAAAGACCCACATGAAGCCTTGCATAATGCAGTAGTTTTAGAAGAAGTAGCTAAAATGGCTTCAAGAACATATCGCATTAATCCAGATGTTGAACCGATGGACCAAAACCTGTTAAACAAGCACTTTTTAAGAAAACATGGAGCAAATGCATATTACGGCCAATTAAAAAAGGATTAA
- a CDS encoding alpha-N-arabinofuranosidase encodes MTNKITINTDVEKGIINKNIYGHFSEHLGRCIYEGFWVGEDSSIPNTNGIRNDVVAALKEINVPVLRWPGGCFADEYHWKDGIGPREQRKRMVNTNWGGVVENNHFGTHEFMMLCEMLETEPYICGNVGSGTVQEMSEWVEYMTFDGESPMANWRKENGREKSWPLKYFGVGNENWGCGGNMRAEYYADLYRQYQTYVKNYGENKVYKIAGGANVDDYHWTEVLMREAGSLMDGLSVHYYTVPGDFWLGKGAALDPREEEWYATMKKALYIDELITKHGTIMDKYDPEKRVGMIIDEWGTWFDVEPGTNPGFLYQQNTIRDALVAGLHFHIFHDHNDRVQMANIAQTVNVLQAMILTEGEKMITTPTYHVFEMFKVHQDATKVDIQSTIGTYELNGEKLPSVSVSASKDSEGQLHISLCNLNPKEASDVKIELRGLVNQAEQVSGRILTADTLNAHNTFEQPENVKPTALTDVTLEANELSLTLPPMSVAVVTVK; translated from the coding sequence ATGACAAATAAAATTACGATTAATACAGATGTGGAAAAAGGAATTATTAATAAAAATATTTATGGACACTTTTCCGAGCACTTAGGAAGATGTATTTATGAAGGATTTTGGGTAGGCGAAGATTCTTCGATCCCGAATACAAATGGAATTCGTAATGATGTGGTTGCAGCTCTAAAAGAAATCAATGTGCCAGTATTACGTTGGCCTGGTGGATGCTTTGCTGATGAATATCATTGGAAAGATGGGATAGGCCCACGTGAACAACGAAAAAGAATGGTCAATACAAACTGGGGTGGAGTTGTAGAAAACAATCACTTTGGAACTCATGAGTTTATGATGCTGTGCGAAATGCTTGAAACCGAGCCATATATTTGTGGAAATGTAGGAAGTGGTACAGTTCAAGAAATGTCCGAGTGGGTTGAGTATATGACATTTGATGGAGAGTCTCCGATGGCAAACTGGAGAAAAGAAAATGGAAGAGAAAAATCATGGCCATTAAAGTACTTCGGAGTAGGAAATGAAAACTGGGGTTGCGGTGGTAATATGCGAGCGGAGTACTATGCAGATTTATACCGCCAATATCAAACATACGTAAAAAATTATGGGGAAAATAAAGTTTACAAAATTGCTGGTGGAGCAAATGTTGATGACTATCATTGGACAGAAGTGTTAATGCGAGAAGCAGGGTCTCTAATGGATGGCTTAAGCGTTCACTATTACACGGTTCCTGGAGACTTTTGGTTAGGCAAAGGGGCAGCACTAGACCCTCGAGAAGAAGAATGGTATGCGACGATGAAAAAGGCGTTATACATCGATGAACTGATTACGAAACACGGCACAATTATGGATAAATATGATCCAGAAAAACGTGTTGGAATGATTATTGATGAGTGGGGAACATGGTTTGATGTGGAACCTGGTACGAACCCTGGCTTCTTATATCAACAAAATACGATTCGGGATGCATTAGTTGCCGGCTTACACTTTCATATTTTCCATGATCATAATGACCGTGTTCAAATGGCAAACATTGCACAAACCGTTAATGTTCTTCAAGCAATGATTTTAACAGAAGGCGAAAAGATGATTACCACCCCAACTTATCATGTGTTCGAAATGTTTAAAGTTCACCAAGACGCGACAAAAGTGGATATCCAATCTACAATAGGCACTTACGAACTCAATGGTGAAAAGTTACCTTCTGTCAGTGTATCAGCATCAAAAGATAGCGAAGGGCAATTACATATTAGTTTATGTAACTTAAATCCAAAGGAAGCCTCTGATGTGAAAATTGAGCTTCGTGGATTAGTAAATCAAGCAGAGCAAGTATCTGGACGCATTTTAACAGCAGATACATTAAATGCACATAATACGTTTGAACAACCAGAGAACGTAAAACCAACAGCGCTTACGGATGTTACATTAGAAGCTAACGAGCTTTCATTGACATTACCTCCGATGTCAGTTGCTGTTGTAACGGTAAAGTAA